A single window of Thalassoroseus pseudoceratinae DNA harbors:
- the hflK gene encoding protease modulator HflK: MKKWLAAIFGLGWLMTGLFLVSANEVAVVERCGQIVRNDTGQITLWPSGVYFDWPWPISQVRRVNVQQVRSLTIGAVLRTPNIGEQNVLPITQPAGDQYLTGDKNILEVQLTVQYHIAPEQVDRFLYHAVDPVRQLELLTKTAATQAFSTSGVDSVYPLGLSDLQDRLTQDVRMATRNAGIGLAVDDVTLADVSPPLAVQASFLDVVNARADRERFVQTAETAAEQRVEQAKAEASELRNLALQDRDRRLAQAEGAAARFQQIVDAVSSEDRRMTLQRLYWKTVAEVFGQLRGQVILDTGQPVDLNLLPTAKSQETDINNLP; this comes from the coding sequence ATGAAGAAGTGGCTTGCAGCGATTTTCGGTCTCGGTTGGTTGATGACGGGGCTGTTCCTGGTTTCGGCGAATGAGGTCGCGGTCGTCGAACGTTGCGGACAAATCGTGCGGAACGACACCGGCCAAATCACATTGTGGCCGAGTGGCGTGTACTTCGACTGGCCTTGGCCGATTTCTCAAGTGCGGCGTGTGAACGTGCAGCAGGTGCGGTCGTTGACGATCGGTGCCGTCTTGCGAACGCCAAACATCGGCGAGCAAAATGTTTTGCCGATCACCCAACCGGCGGGTGATCAATACCTGACCGGCGATAAGAACATTCTCGAAGTGCAACTGACGGTTCAATACCACATCGCCCCCGAACAGGTGGATCGATTTCTGTACCACGCCGTGGATCCGGTGCGACAACTCGAATTGCTCACAAAGACGGCTGCGACTCAGGCGTTTTCGACGAGCGGTGTCGACTCCGTTTACCCACTTGGCTTGTCCGATTTGCAAGACCGACTGACACAAGATGTGCGAATGGCGACCCGAAATGCCGGAATCGGTTTGGCTGTCGATGATGTGACACTGGCGGACGTGTCGCCACCACTTGCGGTGCAAGCGTCGTTCTTGGATGTGGTGAACGCCCGAGCGGACCGCGAACGCTTCGTTCAAACAGCGGAGACCGCAGCCGAACAGCGTGTGGAACAGGCCAAAGCCGAAGCGTCGGAGTTGCGGAATCTCGCATTGCAAGATCGCGACCGGCGACTCGCCCAAGCAGAGGGTGCCGCCGCCCGGTTTCAGCAAATCGTTGATGCCGTTTCCAGCGAAGACCGACGAATGACGCTTCAACGCTTGTATTGGAAAACCGTCGCGGAGGTGTTCGGCCAACTTCGCGGACAAGTGATCCTCGATACTGGTCAACCCGTGGATCTCAATCTCTTGCCAACAGCCAAGTCTCAGGAAACCGACATCAACAATCTTCCCTGA
- a CDS encoding VOC family protein has translation MRSLFAVMVLAVLVSTSTTFADETEKAEKTQFSNPRVDFGIVVSDIDKALKFYKEALGLNERKGFEASAEMCEKAGLTDSLPLKIHVLQLGDGDAATRVKLMQTKTSPGKRADNRFINSTYGVSYLTMYVKDIDAALARAKKHDVKPIAKGPVDLAGDGTGAFLAIVRDPDGNMIELVGPKAK, from the coding sequence ATGCGTTCTTTATTTGCAGTGATGGTCCTTGCTGTCTTGGTGTCCACATCGACGACATTCGCAGATGAGACCGAGAAAGCCGAGAAGACCCAGTTTTCAAACCCGCGTGTTGATTTTGGCATCGTGGTCAGCGATATCGACAAGGCGCTGAAGTTTTACAAAGAGGCACTCGGTTTGAATGAACGCAAGGGGTTTGAGGCTTCGGCCGAGATGTGTGAGAAAGCGGGGCTGACAGATTCACTGCCTTTGAAAATCCATGTCTTGCAACTTGGAGACGGCGATGCAGCCACTCGGGTCAAGCTGATGCAAACCAAGACATCCCCCGGCAAGCGAGCCGACAACCGCTTCATCAACTCAACCTACGGCGTGAGCTACTTGACGATGTACGTCAAGGATATCGACGCTGCATTGGCTCGAGCCAAGAAACACGACGTGAAACCAATCGCCAAAGGTCCGGTTGATTTGGCAGGTGATGGCACTGGCGCGTTTTTGGCCATCGTCCGTGACCCTGACGGAAACATGATCGAACTGGTGGGCCCGAAAGCGAAGTGA
- the rpsG gene encoding 30S ribosomal protein S7 gives MAARFTASRDQLRPDPRFNSVLAAKFVNCLMYDGKKSVAQRVFYDALDLIGQKVKDVEPIEVFHEAIENVRPMIEVRSKRVGGATYQVPTQVNPKRQQTLAIRWLLEAVRSKKGRPMHIRLADELSAAYRREGAAMTKRDNTHRMADANKAFAHFAW, from the coding sequence ATGGCCGCCCGTTTTACTGCAAGTCGAGATCAACTCCGCCCGGACCCGCGTTTCAACTCGGTGTTGGCGGCCAAGTTTGTGAATTGCCTGATGTACGATGGCAAGAAAAGCGTCGCTCAACGAGTCTTTTACGATGCCCTCGACCTGATTGGTCAAAAGGTCAAAGACGTCGAGCCGATCGAAGTCTTTCACGAAGCGATTGAAAACGTCCGCCCGATGATCGAAGTTCGTTCGAAGCGGGTTGGTGGTGCGACCTACCAAGTGCCGACGCAAGTGAACCCCAAGCGTCAGCAAACGCTGGCAATTCGCTGGTTGCTCGAAGCCGTTCGCTCCAAGAAAGGGCGACCGATGCACATTCGGTTGGCTGATGAGTTGTCGGCTGCGTATCGTCGCGAAGGGGCCGCAATGACCAAACGCGATAACACGCACCGCATGGCCGACGCTAACAAGGCGTTCGCCCACTTCGCGTGGTAA
- the fusA gene encoding elongation factor G — protein MSRAIEKLRNIGIVAHIDAGKTTTTERILFYSGASHRLGSVDEGTTVTDYDSEEADRGITIYSAAVQCQWKDVTINLIDTPGHVDFTAEVERSLRVLDGAVVVFSAVEGVEAQSETVWRQADRYRVPRICFINKLDRIGADFERTLGEIENRLQANPIALQLPIGASDDFEGIIDLVEMKALYWDPESEGSKFEPREIPEEHLEAAEEWRGKLLEAVALLDDDVLQTYMETETIPSEDIHRLLRKATIAGTLQPTFCGSALDYIGVQPVLDAVAEYLPSPLDVPPVQGLHPNPKKQAKGPETRKPSTDEPFCGLIFKIQSDAHADLYFCRVYSGVLKSGTRVLNPRTNKKELINQLWHIQADRREKLESDEIEAGDIVGVIGPKEAATGDTLCDQGKPIILESITFPETVISMAVEPESNADRKKLTDTLTKLGRQDPTFRANISEETGQTIISGMGELHLEVLKNRMLRDFNLNVKVHKPRVSYRESLSAPVQGRGQFDRQMAGEAHFAAVTVRMEPFNGEAPVAFKNEIKPGKLPGELEAALLEAVKDQVDGGGILGYPLMKVQLTITDVEYREGETNEAAIRAAAAQAIRECLNQAEDKGSIALLEPVMKLEVVTPDEFVGNIQGDLNKRRAIITHSELRGNLHVLEAEVPLSQMFGYSNDSRSLSQGRASYSMEPLKYAEAPPDVLKTMLG, from the coding sequence ATGTCCAGGGCCATCGAAAAGCTACGCAATATCGGCATTGTCGCCCATATCGATGCCGGAAAGACAACAACCACGGAACGAATTCTGTTCTATTCCGGGGCGTCGCATCGGTTGGGATCGGTTGACGAAGGGACCACCGTCACCGACTACGATTCCGAAGAAGCCGATCGTGGTATTACGATCTATTCCGCAGCGGTCCAATGCCAATGGAAAGACGTGACGATCAACCTGATCGACACCCCCGGGCACGTGGACTTCACCGCGGAAGTCGAGCGGAGTTTGCGGGTTCTCGACGGTGCAGTGGTCGTTTTCAGTGCCGTTGAGGGGGTCGAGGCACAAAGCGAAACCGTATGGCGACAGGCGGACCGCTACCGGGTTCCTCGAATTTGCTTCATCAACAAATTGGACCGGATCGGTGCCGACTTCGAACGGACGCTTGGGGAAATCGAAAACCGTCTTCAAGCGAATCCGATCGCGTTGCAATTACCGATCGGGGCGTCCGATGACTTCGAAGGGATTATCGATCTCGTTGAGATGAAGGCGTTGTACTGGGATCCTGAAAGCGAGGGCTCGAAATTCGAACCCCGCGAAATCCCGGAAGAGCACCTGGAAGCTGCCGAGGAATGGCGGGGGAAATTGCTCGAGGCAGTCGCGTTGCTAGATGACGACGTGCTGCAAACCTATATGGAAACCGAGACAATTCCTTCCGAGGATATCCACCGCCTGCTTCGCAAGGCCACGATTGCCGGCACTTTGCAGCCGACGTTTTGTGGTTCTGCGTTGGACTATATCGGTGTGCAACCGGTGTTGGATGCCGTTGCCGAGTATCTCCCGAGCCCACTCGATGTCCCCCCTGTCCAGGGATTGCACCCCAATCCCAAGAAACAAGCCAAGGGACCGGAAACACGCAAGCCGTCCACCGATGAACCATTCTGTGGGTTGATCTTCAAGATTCAAAGCGATGCCCACGCGGATTTGTACTTCTGCCGCGTGTACTCGGGTGTGCTGAAAAGCGGCACGCGGGTTCTGAATCCGCGGACGAACAAGAAGGAACTTATCAACCAACTTTGGCACATCCAAGCGGATCGACGCGAAAAGTTGGAGTCGGACGAAATCGAAGCTGGCGACATCGTCGGCGTGATTGGTCCCAAGGAAGCGGCGACCGGTGATACGCTTTGCGATCAGGGCAAACCGATCATTTTGGAGAGTATCACCTTTCCAGAAACTGTGATCTCAATGGCCGTCGAACCGGAGTCGAATGCCGACCGGAAAAAACTCACGGATACACTGACCAAACTTGGCCGGCAAGACCCCACATTTCGGGCGAATATCAGCGAGGAAACCGGCCAGACAATCATCAGCGGCATGGGCGAACTGCACCTCGAAGTGTTGAAGAATCGCATGCTTCGCGACTTCAATTTGAATGTGAAGGTCCATAAGCCGCGTGTGAGTTATCGCGAATCGCTGAGTGCTCCCGTGCAAGGGCGGGGACAGTTCGATCGACAGATGGCCGGGGAAGCTCACTTCGCGGCAGTCACTGTTCGGATGGAGCCGTTCAATGGGGAAGCCCCGGTTGCGTTCAAGAACGAGATCAAACCGGGCAAACTGCCTGGCGAGCTCGAAGCGGCTTTGCTGGAAGCGGTAAAAGACCAAGTCGATGGTGGGGGGATTCTCGGTTATCCCTTGATGAAGGTCCAGTTGACCATCACCGATGTCGAGTACCGCGAAGGGGAAACCAACGAAGCGGCTATCCGGGCGGCGGCGGCTCAGGCCATTCGTGAATGTCTCAACCAAGCGGAAGACAAAGGGTCCATCGCCCTGCTTGAACCGGTGATGAAACTGGAGGTCGTCACGCCGGACGAATTTGTCGGGAACATCCAAGGCGACTTGAACAAACGCCGTGCGATCATTACGCATTCCGAATTGCGGGGCAACTTGCACGTGCTGGAAGCGGAAGTTCCGCTCTCGCAAATGTTTGGCTACTCGAACGACAGCCGAAGTCTCTCACAAGGCCGGGCGTCGTACTCGATGGAACCGCTCAAGTACGCCGAAGCACCGCCGGATGTTCTCAAGACGATGCTCGGATAA
- a CDS encoding 3-dehydroquinate synthase, producing the protein MAVPPDCDSIDCAFQVPFVHRLRFTNDVLGADRDVLADLLEQSGEKPARVQFWLDEHILKAQPDIRERLTALVETYPERLQLAGNVQIVPGGEAVKNDIHIVERMLKVFNAHDLDRRSYVVVVGGGAVLDAVGFAAAIAHRGIRLVRLPTTVLAQDDSGVGVKNSVNLFDKKNWVGTFAVPWGVVNDAALLTTLPDRDFRCGFSEAVKVSLLKSPQVFDDLCRLAPRIAERDMQAAMPIIKASAKMHLDHITKGGDPFEALEARPLDFGHWSAHKLEVLSNFELRHGEAVAIGVAVDCVYSSLQHGLPEEDARRVLQCLDALGLSLDHPALHEPVDLFAGLEEFRQHLGGRLTVTMLRGIGDAIDVHEIDEVAMCEAIATVAEFVQSPGEEVVSRG; encoded by the coding sequence ATGGCTGTCCCGCCCGACTGCGACTCGATTGATTGCGCGTTCCAAGTTCCTTTTGTGCATCGTCTGCGATTTACCAATGATGTGTTGGGAGCCGACCGAGACGTGTTGGCCGACCTCTTGGAACAGTCTGGGGAGAAACCGGCTCGCGTGCAATTCTGGTTGGACGAGCACATCCTGAAGGCTCAGCCAGACATCCGGGAACGACTCACCGCACTGGTCGAGACATACCCGGAACGGTTGCAACTTGCCGGGAACGTGCAGATTGTTCCTGGTGGTGAGGCGGTCAAGAACGACATTCACATCGTTGAGCGAATGCTGAAAGTCTTCAACGCTCACGATCTCGATCGCCGCAGCTACGTGGTTGTAGTTGGTGGCGGAGCCGTTTTGGACGCGGTCGGGTTCGCCGCCGCGATCGCTCACCGAGGGATTCGGTTGGTCCGTCTACCGACGACGGTGCTCGCACAAGACGATTCCGGCGTGGGGGTGAAGAACAGTGTGAACCTGTTCGACAAGAAAAACTGGGTTGGTACGTTCGCGGTTCCATGGGGTGTCGTCAACGATGCGGCTTTGCTCACAACACTGCCGGACCGCGATTTCCGTTGTGGATTCTCCGAAGCCGTCAAAGTGTCGTTGTTGAAAAGTCCGCAAGTCTTCGACGACCTATGCCGTCTCGCTCCTCGAATTGCCGAGCGAGACATGCAAGCGGCGATGCCGATCATCAAAGCGTCCGCAAAGATGCATCTTGATCACATCACGAAAGGTGGCGATCCGTTTGAAGCACTCGAAGCACGGCCGCTCGATTTCGGGCACTGGTCGGCTCACAAATTGGAAGTGCTCTCGAACTTCGAGCTGCGGCATGGGGAAGCGGTCGCGATTGGTGTTGCGGTCGATTGTGTTTATTCGTCCCTGCAACACGGATTGCCAGAGGAAGACGCACGACGAGTCTTGCAATGTTTGGACGCACTCGGTTTGTCGCTCGATCACCCTGCCCTGCATGAACCGGTCGACTTGTTCGCCGGCTTGGAAGAGTTCCGCCAACACCTTGGTGGACGGTTAACTGTGACAATGCTGCGAGGCATCGGTGATGCAATCGACGTGCACGAGATTGACGAAGTCGCCATGTGCGAAGCGATCGCCACGGTCGCCGAGTTCGTGCAATCACCGGGCGAGGAAGTGGTGAGTAGAGGGTAG
- a CDS encoding (5-formylfuran-3-yl)methyl phosphate synthase → MVPQLLISVRNADEAQAAIEGGCDILDIKEPSRGSLGRADDTTIHDIIDSLGSDAPPVSAALGELRDIRKAPASSSLPAGLAYVKLGLAGCAKLPHWDRELRDVRDSITSQTATPRWVRAIYADHELANAPAMEEVLQKATGTPPVTLFDTFTKDGRTLTDCVEPTRFRRLCNEIREQGSRVALAGALNADSLPELADVPCDILAIRTAACRNGDRNGPICPDAIRRFQEVVNEVFA, encoded by the coding sequence GTGGTTCCACAATTGTTGATTAGCGTACGGAACGCCGACGAAGCGCAGGCGGCGATCGAAGGTGGCTGCGATATCCTTGATATCAAAGAACCATCACGCGGTTCATTGGGACGCGCGGACGACACCACGATTCACGACATTATTGACTCACTCGGTTCCGATGCTCCACCGGTGAGTGCTGCTTTGGGAGAACTTCGGGACATCCGGAAAGCTCCTGCATCGTCTTCTCTCCCGGCGGGTCTTGCCTACGTTAAACTTGGCTTGGCCGGGTGTGCGAAACTTCCGCATTGGGACCGCGAGCTGCGAGATGTCCGCGACAGCATCACGAGTCAAACAGCCACGCCGCGATGGGTTCGGGCAATCTACGCGGACCACGAACTCGCGAACGCTCCCGCAATGGAAGAAGTGCTTCAGAAAGCGACCGGGACGCCACCAGTCACACTGTTCGACACATTTACAAAAGACGGCCGCACCTTGACGGATTGCGTGGAGCCCACGCGATTTCGCCGGCTTTGCAACGAAATTCGAGAACAGGGAAGTCGGGTTGCGTTGGCGGGGGCGCTCAATGCCGATTCGCTTCCTGAACTCGCTGATGTCCCTTGCGATATCCTCGCCATTCGCACCGCAGCGTGCCGGAATGGCGACCGGAACGGACCTATCTGTCCGGACGCCATTCGTCGATTCCAAGAAGTCGTCAACGAAGTTTTCGCATGA
- a CDS encoding NYN domain-containing protein: MAKPFVIIDGYNLMHAAGFAKHRYGPGGLERAREQFLRALVGMVTPEMQPRTTVVFDAFDSPGNDQRKSRRESVTVVFAGAGGDADSLIETLIAEHSAPRQVRVVSDDRRLKRAARKRKARPWSSLDYWEKLVEHADRRSRLPQESEVAPEKYEGQPAPAEVRHWLNIFGAIFPSSRKSKTATPTPSASPQAKPTPQKTPPKSSKPKEPPPSPKTVPKPSADIEPTDKPDPNQELDIDKDELAFWENRVRELDDRNPE, translated from the coding sequence GTGGCGAAACCGTTCGTCATTATCGACGGTTACAATCTGATGCACGCCGCCGGGTTCGCCAAACACAGGTACGGACCCGGCGGACTCGAACGTGCTCGCGAACAGTTTCTGCGGGCATTGGTCGGGATGGTCACTCCTGAGATGCAACCGCGAACGACGGTCGTCTTCGATGCCTTCGATTCCCCCGGCAACGATCAGCGAAAGTCCCGTCGAGAAAGCGTGACCGTCGTCTTCGCGGGTGCTGGTGGTGACGCAGACTCTTTGATCGAAACGCTGATCGCCGAGCACTCTGCTCCTCGGCAAGTTCGTGTGGTCTCGGATGATCGCCGTCTCAAGCGAGCCGCCCGCAAACGCAAAGCACGACCATGGAGTAGTCTCGACTACTGGGAGAAACTGGTCGAACACGCTGACCGTCGCAGCCGCTTGCCGCAGGAGTCGGAAGTCGCTCCGGAGAAGTACGAGGGCCAACCGGCTCCCGCTGAAGTCCGACATTGGTTGAACATCTTCGGGGCCATTTTTCCGAGTTCCCGCAAGTCGAAAACGGCAACTCCGACGCCGTCCGCTTCACCACAGGCCAAACCGACTCCCCAAAAAACACCGCCCAAATCGAGCAAGCCCAAAGAACCGCCTCCATCGCCGAAAACGGTTCCGAAGCCGTCCGCCGACATCGAACCAACCGACAAGCCCGACCCCAATCAAGAGTTGGACATTGACAAAGACGAACTCGCCTTCTGGGAAAATCGGGTTCGTGAGCTTGACGACCGGAATCCAGAGTAG
- a CDS encoding sugar phosphate isomerase/epimerase family protein, with protein MLRSALSPLNRRQFLGATAGLLAAGAVSGSAAESKSYQLKWALASCMYGKLPLAEILPEVKKTGSEVLDIWPLPHGDQREQIEKMGHDAFAELLDKHAVKLGILTHYRLGPFRLSEDAAFAKRFGVKLMITGGSGPKNLKGDELKSAVKTFVKKLEPQLKIAEEHGYSIGIENHGNNLIESPDSLRWLAEFSPSPRLGIALAPYHLPQNPEQLGKLIEDLGDRLLHFYAWEHGHGCMTKLPKEEELLQLPARGELNFGPVVSALETINFQGWTEIFMHPVPRGIPILPTASAVTAEINRNRRFLAEL; from the coding sequence ATGTTGCGTTCAGCGTTGTCTCCGCTCAATCGTCGCCAATTCTTGGGAGCTACCGCCGGGCTTCTTGCTGCCGGGGCGGTTTCCGGGAGCGCGGCGGAGTCGAAGTCGTATCAGTTGAAGTGGGCGTTGGCGTCGTGCATGTATGGCAAATTGCCGCTCGCGGAGATTCTCCCCGAGGTGAAGAAAACCGGCAGCGAAGTGCTCGATATTTGGCCGCTGCCGCATGGCGATCAACGGGAACAGATTGAGAAAATGGGGCACGACGCCTTCGCGGAGTTACTCGACAAACACGCTGTGAAGTTGGGGATTCTCACGCATTATCGGTTGGGACCGTTTCGACTCAGTGAAGACGCCGCCTTCGCCAAACGATTCGGCGTGAAATTGATGATCACCGGCGGTTCCGGTCCGAAGAACCTCAAAGGCGATGAGCTGAAGTCAGCCGTGAAAACGTTTGTGAAGAAGCTCGAACCGCAACTGAAAATCGCGGAAGAACATGGGTATTCCATCGGGATCGAAAACCACGGGAACAACCTGATTGAATCGCCGGATTCGCTGCGATGGTTGGCGGAGTTCTCGCCGTCACCTCGATTGGGAATCGCGTTGGCACCGTATCACCTGCCGCAAAATCCAGAGCAGTTGGGGAAACTGATCGAAGACCTGGGCGATCGGTTGCTGCACTTTTACGCCTGGGAACATGGGCACGGTTGTATGACGAAATTGCCGAAAGAGGAGGAACTGTTGCAACTTCCCGCACGCGGCGAACTCAATTTCGGACCGGTCGTGTCTGCTTTGGAAACCATCAACTTCCAAGGTTGGACGGAAATCTTCATGCACCCCGTTCCGCGCGGAATTCCCATTTTGCCTACCGCGTCGGCTGTGACTGCGGAGATCAATCGGAATCGTCGATTTCTGGCGGAACTGTGA
- the hflC gene encoding protease modulator HflC, with protein sequence MSDSASISPRLRPLAIVLTILGIGVWLTTAVLFVQETEAVLIERFGRLVAVYDQPSDRGLQWKWPWPIELAHRFDGRIQLLDPAGRELLTRDRKNIVLDAWVSWRIADPIADAPEDLTNRPSVRFYRAFGQHDFATSRLATRIRSILANRIGQTELSEILNSSDQQAQEAALTQLNQSVLEELRKQPHEDDSVTDRFGVEILDFGIKRLNFPEGNRRAVFARMQSERQKIASRYRSAGEAEAQKIRSRADLQAAAILGKAEADADRIRGAGEAAALALLNAAHVQDEEFYRVLRTLDSYRKILSPKSTLVLSTSSELFRLLTDGLPTNRVQPNANSQEPLEP encoded by the coding sequence ATGTCTGATTCTGCGTCCATTTCACCCCGACTGCGACCCCTTGCGATCGTCCTGACCATTTTGGGCATTGGTGTTTGGCTGACAACGGCGGTCTTGTTTGTCCAAGAAACCGAAGCGGTCCTGATCGAGCGTTTCGGTCGTTTGGTCGCGGTCTACGACCAACCCTCGGATCGTGGTTTGCAATGGAAATGGCCTTGGCCGATCGAGTTGGCTCACCGATTCGACGGACGAATCCAACTCCTTGATCCCGCCGGTCGGGAGTTGCTCACGCGGGATCGAAAGAACATCGTGCTCGACGCGTGGGTCAGCTGGCGAATTGCCGATCCAATCGCAGATGCACCAGAGGATTTGACAAATCGGCCGAGTGTCCGGTTCTATCGAGCGTTCGGACAACACGATTTTGCCACCTCCCGATTGGCCACGCGGATACGGTCCATCTTGGCCAATCGCATCGGACAAACCGAACTCTCGGAGATTCTCAACTCCAGTGACCAGCAAGCACAAGAAGCGGCTTTGACGCAGCTGAATCAAAGCGTGCTTGAAGAACTGCGAAAACAGCCTCACGAAGACGATAGCGTCACCGATCGATTTGGCGTTGAGATTCTGGACTTCGGTATCAAACGGCTGAATTTTCCTGAGGGCAACCGGCGAGCGGTGTTCGCCCGAATGCAGAGCGAACGTCAGAAGATTGCCAGTCGCTATCGAAGTGCTGGGGAAGCAGAAGCGCAGAAGATTCGCAGCCGAGCCGACCTACAAGCAGCGGCCATTCTCGGCAAAGCGGAAGCCGATGCTGACCGAATCCGTGGAGCCGGAGAAGCGGCGGCTCTCGCTTTATTGAACGCTGCCCATGTCCAGGATGAAGAGTTCTACCGCGTACTACGAACCCTCGACTCCTACCGCAAAATTCTCTCGCCCAAATCGACGCTTGTTTTGTCCACATCGTCCGAGTTGTTCCGTTTGCTAACCGATGGGCTGCCGACAAACCGCGTTCAGCCCAACGCAAATTCGCAGGAGCCACTCGAACCATGA
- a CDS encoding fibronectin type III domain-containing protein, which yields MRTPFSQWAMRTRLLMLTAVVVGLAQHAFAAPVYTNKTEFRIPYRFDPEEMRRIGAQEIRLYESRDQGRSWQLAKAVDPKMGRFDYQATRDGEFWFAVRTLDGRNQLYPAGGITEPGLQVVIDTAKPDLTVNLQGTPGGRVQLSWQADDTNLDASTLKLEFLQTGTIQWETVRVQPAAAGQTSWTAPDRGFVTVRGSIADRAGNLQQVEKQIRLDVPVQPVIRPPRNRQEPDGPIATQPGNNLVMSPPSGNWDSPKTDLISSSTASRPDILQNPYTTEGKPPRVTKHTRVVNTRQFNIDYELEDVGPSGVGAVELFITENDGGQWFRYGADPDAKSPFVVETPSDGIYGFAVRVKSGTGLSSPPPQVGEKPSMVVVVDQTAPEVKLIGAEQGSGSNLMKVRVMWETSDNHPADRPVALSYATDPNGIWEPISGWTENTGEYVWSLAPNTPTRVYLRVTARDSAGNLSKAESEQPLLIDLSRPSARLINVEAAGR from the coding sequence ATGCGAACCCCGTTTTCCCAGTGGGCAATGCGAACTCGTTTGTTGATGCTGACGGCTGTCGTCGTTGGTCTCGCACAACACGCATTCGCGGCCCCCGTTTACACTAACAAAACGGAGTTCCGAATCCCCTACCGCTTCGATCCCGAAGAGATGCGGCGGATCGGCGCGCAGGAAATTCGGTTGTATGAATCCCGAGATCAAGGACGGAGTTGGCAACTCGCCAAAGCTGTCGATCCGAAGATGGGACGATTCGACTATCAAGCGACCCGCGACGGAGAATTCTGGTTCGCGGTTCGTACGCTCGATGGCCGCAACCAATTGTATCCGGCGGGTGGAATCACCGAACCCGGCTTGCAAGTTGTTATCGACACCGCCAAACCGGATTTGACGGTCAACCTGCAAGGCACACCCGGTGGACGCGTGCAACTTTCCTGGCAAGCGGATGACACCAACCTCGATGCGTCGACGTTGAAACTCGAATTCTTGCAAACCGGCACGATCCAATGGGAAACCGTGCGTGTGCAACCAGCCGCCGCGGGACAAACTTCTTGGACGGCTCCTGACCGTGGCTTCGTTACCGTTCGCGGTTCGATTGCCGATCGTGCGGGTAACCTGCAACAGGTCGAAAAACAAATTCGGCTCGACGTCCCGGTTCAACCGGTGATCCGTCCGCCACGGAATCGGCAAGAACCCGACGGCCCGATTGCGACCCAACCCGGCAATAACTTGGTGATGTCTCCACCGTCTGGGAATTGGGATTCGCCTAAAACCGATCTGATTTCCAGCTCGACCGCATCGCGACCGGACATTCTTCAGAATCCTTACACGACCGAAGGCAAACCGCCTCGCGTCACGAAACACACTCGCGTCGTCAATACACGTCAGTTCAACATTGACTACGAACTGGAAGACGTTGGCCCGTCTGGTGTGGGAGCCGTGGAGTTGTTTATCACCGAGAACGATGGCGGACAGTGGTTCCGTTACGGTGCTGACCCGGATGCGAAAAGCCCGTTCGTTGTGGAAACACCAAGCGATGGCATCTACGGTTTCGCCGTTCGCGTCAAAAGCGGTACGGGATTGAGCAGCCCTCCTCCACAAGTGGGTGAGAAACCATCGATGGTGGTTGTGGTCGACCAGACGGCTCCCGAGGTCAAGTTGATCGGGGCAGAGCAAGGCAGCGGATCGAACTTGATGAAAGTCCGCGTGATGTGGGAAACCTCCGACAACCACCCCGCCGACCGACCGGTTGCCTTGTCCTATGCGACCGACCCGAACGGGATTTGGGAACCGATCTCCGGTTGGACTGAAAACACCGGCGAATATGTGTGGTCATTGGCTCCGAATACGCCCACGCGGGTCTATCTGCGAGTGACCGCTCGCGATTCCGCTGGCAACCTCAGCAAAGCCGAGTCGGAGCAACCATTGCTCATCGACCTCAGCCGACCGTCAGCCCGGTTGATCAACGTCGAAGCAGCCGGACGCTAG
- the rpsL gene encoding 30S ribosomal protein S12, with protein MPTINQLVRKPRKKQNVKSKTPLLEGCPQKRGVCLNVKTVTPKKPNSALRKVARVRLSNGKECTAYIPGEGHNLQEHSIVLVRGGRVRDLPGVRYKIIRGVLDTLGVGDRRQARSRYGAKKPK; from the coding sequence ATGCCAACAATTAATCAGCTTGTCCGCAAGCCTCGTAAGAAGCAAAACGTTAAGTCGAAGACTCCCCTGCTTGAGGGCTGTCCACAAAAACGTGGTGTTTGCTTGAACGTGAAAACCGTAACCCCGAAGAAACCGAACTCGGCGTTGCGTAAAGTGGCTCGTGTGCGGCTGTCGAATGGCAAAGAATGCACCGCCTACATTCCAGGTGAGGGGCACAACCTTCAGGAGCACTCAATCGTGCTGGTTCGTGGCGGTCGTGTTCGCGACTTGCCTGGTGTGCGATACAAAATTATTCGTGGTGTTCTGGATACGCTTGGTGTCGGCGATCGTCGTCAGGCCCGTAGTCGCTACGGTGCCAAGAAGCCTAAGTAA